The following coding sequences lie in one Klebsiella huaxiensis genomic window:
- a CDS encoding D-lyxose/D-mannose family sugar isomerase: protein MNTPTDAVQRTLHFLQLAEIVLTNEERQHIEIATFGLPDYPLSGLQLLTYTNSPRYCAKELVLFPRQTCPEHLHPPFAGTPGKQETFRCRWGEVYLFVDDPSLTPNDASGEPICQVPEGSEAWYTCDRYIRLRPGEQYTIAPNTRHWFQAGEHGAVVSEFSSESRDELDVFTDPRVNRLAGVKC, encoded by the coding sequence ATGAATACACCGACTGATGCCGTTCAACGCACGCTTCATTTCCTGCAATTAGCTGAGATCGTTTTAACGAACGAGGAAAGGCAACATATTGAAATTGCGACATTTGGTTTGCCTGACTACCCGCTTTCCGGCCTGCAGCTTCTGACGTACACCAACTCGCCGCGCTACTGCGCCAAAGAGCTGGTGCTGTTTCCACGCCAGACGTGTCCGGAGCATTTGCACCCGCCTTTCGCCGGGACGCCCGGTAAGCAGGAAACCTTCCGCTGCCGCTGGGGTGAGGTTTATCTGTTTGTCGACGACCCTAGCCTGACGCCGAATGACGCCAGCGGCGAACCGATATGTCAGGTCCCGGAAGGCAGTGAGGCGTGGTATACCTGCGATCGCTACATTCGACTTCGCCCCGGTGAGCAGTACACTATCGCGCCCAACACCCGCCACTGGTTTCAGGCCGGAGAGCATGGGGCAGTGGTATCGGAGTTTTCTTCCGAAAGCCGCGATGAACTGGATGTTTTTACCGATCCCAGAGTAAATCGTCTGGCTGGAGTAAAGTGTTAG
- a CDS encoding LacI family DNA-binding transcriptional regulator: MAVGRGRKATLASVAAQANVSKITASRAFSQPDKVHPETLQRIRETAASLGYVVNAAARNLRAKTSKTIGIVNPDMANPFFGGLTRLITLEAQKMGYDTLVFDSYESQESEDRIIEKLIGYNVDAIILSVISNDHQYRPSYLKRLEMLNIPVVLVDRELDDRHCSGVYIDNLDCGLQAGRWLLEQKAQRVVVVSGPENSNVARERVTGLQAALLGKVESFEVLYADFFMDIAWQETSRWLANNPAPDFFVGCNNQISLGIIKACLEHQLDLKQQVSLFSIDEVSHAGIYGFHFPCVSHDLQEIAWQALNLAIRRVTDPESKPGKVVVRGKMLP, encoded by the coding sequence TTGGCAGTCGGTCGTGGACGGAAGGCGACGCTGGCTAGCGTCGCCGCGCAGGCAAACGTCAGTAAAATTACTGCCTCGCGGGCATTTTCTCAGCCGGACAAAGTGCATCCGGAAACGCTGCAGCGCATTCGCGAAACGGCGGCCAGCCTTGGCTATGTAGTCAATGCTGCCGCGCGCAATCTGCGGGCGAAAACCAGCAAAACCATCGGTATCGTCAATCCCGATATGGCCAACCCCTTTTTTGGTGGCCTGACGCGGCTTATCACCCTCGAAGCGCAAAAGATGGGCTACGACACGCTGGTGTTCGACTCCTATGAATCTCAGGAGAGCGAAGATCGGATTATCGAAAAGCTGATCGGCTATAACGTCGATGCGATCATTTTGTCGGTGATCTCCAACGATCATCAGTATCGTCCGTCCTATCTTAAGCGGCTGGAAATGCTCAATATTCCGGTGGTGCTGGTGGACAGGGAGCTTGATGACCGCCACTGTAGCGGGGTCTATATCGATAATCTCGACTGCGGCCTGCAGGCTGGTCGCTGGCTGCTGGAGCAGAAAGCGCAGCGCGTGGTGGTGGTCTCCGGGCCGGAAAACTCCAATGTCGCCAGGGAGAGGGTCACGGGTCTACAGGCGGCGCTGCTGGGGAAAGTTGAATCTTTCGAAGTCCTGTATGCGGACTTCTTTATGGATATCGCGTGGCAGGAGACCAGCCGTTGGTTGGCTAACAACCCGGCGCCGGATTTTTTCGTCGGCTGCAATAACCAGATCTCGCTGGGGATTATCAAAGCCTGCCTTGAGCATCAATTAGATCTTAAGCAACAGGTCTCTCTGTTCAGCATTGATGAAGTCTCCCATGCCGGGATCTACGGTTTCCATTTTCCCTGCGTTTCTCACGATCTGCAGGAGATCGCCTGGCAGGCGCTGAATCTGGCGATTCGCCGGGTGACTGACCCGGAGAGCAAACCGGGTAAAGTGGTCGTGCGCGGTAAAATGCTGCCCTGA